The following is a genomic window from Eulemur rufifrons isolate Redbay chromosome 20, OSU_ERuf_1, whole genome shotgun sequence.
ACAAGCCAAAGGAAGATGTGAATCAGCAGAAGTGTACAATGCTGAGAATAAATAAGGGAGGAAGATTAGTAAGGGAAAAATTACCTGACTGGATAGCAAGAAAGTCATTCTTGACCTCAGGAGGGAATAGTTTCAAGAGAATAGTGTGACTCAGTTATAAATACATAGTGACAACATACTGTTCTCTGGGCATCAGTGGTGTGGCAGTAGTAGGAGGTAGTGCCCTGGGAGCATTCAGGATGGAGGCAGACTTGCTGAGGTTCCCATGTGGGACATAGCTCCATATCCTGGAATCAAAGATTAAGCTCCTTAATTTTCTCCAACAAGATCTCATGTTCTTGGTGGAGTCTATCAGATGTTGAAAGAAGGCCCAAAACCTTACAGGACCTAAATATGAGTGATTCAGTGAAATACATCCCCTAAGGTTCACTTTCTTGAAGAATTTTCTTTGGGATATTAGCAGAATGTGCCTTGTGGACACCCCATGCTTCCAAGCCCCACAAGCCTCCTCTGTCTTCCCCATAACTGAGGCTGCCTTCACTCTCAAATTCTGATCTTGCCCTATTGCTCTTTTCTGTGCACAGTAACTGAACTTAAGAAGTGCTGGGATAACCATATACAAGGAAATTGCAGGAGAATCTGTAAAATAACCGAAAGACGTGAGGTGCTGTGTGCAAATGAGAGATATTGTTGCCTCAGCATCAAGGACATAGAAGCACGTAAAAGAATTACACAGCCACCTCATCCAAAACGGCCAACATTTGCACTCACTCGTCCTCAGGATGAAGATATAATAGACACTTCCCCAACCCACAAGATATATTCTACATAAATCAAGTACAATTTTCTGTTCATTCATTTCTCAACCTGTTCTAATAAACTAAGGTGACAAGATCCACATCTTTTCCCTTCTGGGTTCTTGGCCCCCAGAATGACCTTCGAGCAGATTCCAATAAAGCTCATTGCCAGTTTTCTGACTCGTTTGTTCTTTAACCAGAGAATGAACACTCACTATATACCAGGTAATGATTTGATAAGAACCACTCAGAACCTGTCCTTCAAAAGGAAATATAACCAGtgcactaaaaaaaataaataaataaaaatttaaaaagaaaatatgaaagactaGAATAAGAAACCCAGGAAAACTGACATGTAATTTAGGGGCGGGAAAGGTGAAGCCAGTATTCAGGGTAAATCAAAGTGAGTTGAAGATTAAAGCAGTGCTTTGTAAAATGTGTAGGGTTTCAATACATGAGTGTTAAAAGAGAAGGCAATTTGAGTGAACAGAAGGCTGTCAACTAATGGAAGGAAATTGGGAAAGACAGAGCATCTCAGGAAACGACACATGCACTTTGTTTGGATGAAGAACAGAGCACACAAAGTTGAACCATGGGGAAGTCTGATTTCCTAAGCTTCTGCGTATAAGCAGTGAACTGGGAAGTTAGATATAAATAGAATTCGACCATTATGGAGCTCACTATATAAGGTGGAGGAAGACCTAAATACATAACTCTAAGTCAGAAATgtttaggtttttgttgttgctctttgttgctgttgttgctcaTGTTCTCGTCCTTTTGGTAACTGGAACCATTTGGAGGTGAGGGGAAATGTAAAAGACCTGGGAATTGGTCTGAATTGCAGTACTGTATCAGATTTTCTTGTTGTCTTAATATGCAAGACAACACAAGAATAATCCGGGTCTATACTCTGCCTAATGCTTAAAGATGTACCTTCTGAATATGATCAACACGAAAAGTTTCTTCTCCAACTacatttcacattcattttccatgttgcaaactattcatccaacaggggactaataaccagaatatacaaggaactcaaacaactcaataggaaaaaaaaatatttaataatcccgttaaaaagtgggcaaaggttATGAATagcatagacatttctccaagaagtacaaatgtccaacaagtatatgaaaaatgttcaacatcactaatcatcatggaaatgcaaatcaaaaccacaatgagatatcatcttacaccagtTAGAATGGATactactaaaaagacaaaaaataaccaatgctggcaagaatatggagaaaagagaactcttgtaAACTGTTGGTGGTAATGTTACATTATGTAACgttcagccactatggaaaacagtgtggagatttctcaaaaaacttaaAGTAGAACCATTgtatggtccagcaatcccactactgggtattcaaaggaaaagaaatcaatatatcaatatattgCACTTGCAATCTATTGCACCTGAatccccatgtttattgtagcactattcactaaaacaaagatataataatagaatcaacctaaatgtccatcagtggatgagtggatacagaaaatgtatgtatacacaatggaatactattcagccattaaaaaagaataaaatcatgtcatttgcaacaacatggatggaactgtagGTCACTATCTTAAGTTGAAgaagacaggcacagaaagagaaatatccTTGTTGTCACTtttatgtgagagctaaaaaatttgaacacatggaggcagagagtggaaAGAGAGATAAAAGAGAGTGAGAAGGGTgagttggggagaggggaggatgaagagaggtaGGTTAAAGGATTCCAGCATACAGTTaaacaaaaggaataaattcaatgtttgatagcagagtagggtgactacactaaacaaaaatgtaatataCTCACATGACAgacaccctaaataccctgactcaATCACTATACAgaatatacatgtaacaaaatttcacatgtacctTGTAAATTTgcacaaatgaaaaatatcattgaATTAGATTTTGGAGAATGCTCTAAAATAgatccaagaaaaataaagtgccTGTACCAAAAGGgtgaataatgaaaatataggattttaatttaattttgtattaatatataaaaataagatagacaaataaACATACATCTAACCATATTGATCACACCCACTTCTCCTATAAGTATGGAGAGGATAAAGGTTAAtgggaaaaaagacaaagcaaagatTAGGTCCAACCAGTCAAAGTAGAATTCAAGGCTTAATTTTATCTGTTCAGTTAATTATATCCATCTCCTCCAACTCAGCAGACATTTCCCTCATTTATCTGACACTAACTACGCCAAAATGGATTCTTGGATCTAATTTATCAATGGACTCACATAGAGTAGAGGACACATATAGATTAAAAACAGTAGGCCAGACTCATCTTCAGTCTTACAATGACAGAATGACCCTTCTTAAAACTAACCCTCCTGACACTGTGATAGAAGATTAAAAAGGAGAGGTGCTTGTGAAAAGTTTCAGTGAAAAAAAGGCTTTCTTATGTGAACCTTATGTTAAAAACCCTCTCAGAATTAAGTTGTAAATAGCCATTTATTAGCTTCCACAGTGCTGAAATTATCAACAAAAACGTCTTAAATTCTGCAATCAAGGTCCAGTCATTGTTTCCTACACACTTCTCCAGAATGCCCAAAAACCACAATTACTAAAATGAAGGTCCTTGGGTGCTCTTCAAACTTGAACTTAGCCATCTCaatttttgtctctctctgcaGTAAAACAAG
Proteins encoded in this region:
- the DEFB127 gene encoding beta-defensin 127; its protein translation is MGLFLIIAILLFQKPTVTELKKCWDNHIQGNCRRICKITERREVLCANERYCCLSIKDIEARKRITQPPHPKRPTFALTRPQDEDIIDTSPTHKIYST